From the genome of Terriglobia bacterium, one region includes:
- a CDS encoding Ig-like domain-containing protein, with the protein MASPDSARNTSRKQVLLIVALLSAIAVSLATPSIAQTVTISQPANNSTVSSSVQVVAKASDSNGIKYTQIYVDGSAKYTVNSSYVNTTLSLSSGTHRIAVQATDTLGNHGKSVVYVTVSSTTNLTTFTRIEEQSDWQTCGNCGNTGATGATATYSMTRGISSPSLDGSSSSFSIGGSYTYKNAYWYIGDSPGPTKPVQYLRYEFYLYVPGKYVNAPQAIEFECQQKANGYVYNFAWQANYAGNQWRIFDYVLRRWDSTGISLTRFSGDKWHHIIAEYHTDGTSVVHDALTIDGVRHVVGIKHPGKYVGGTSHYLTNAFQLDLNGSATPYKVYVDGMKVSYK; encoded by the coding sequence TTGGCATCCCCCGATTCTGCCCGAAACACCAGTCGCAAGCAGGTCTTACTCATAGTTGCACTTCTCTCAGCGATAGCTGTGTCACTCGCCACCCCTTCGATCGCACAGACAGTCACAATCAGCCAACCGGCCAACAATTCCACGGTGTCGAGTTCGGTGCAAGTGGTTGCGAAAGCCTCGGACAGCAATGGAATCAAATACACACAGATCTATGTGGACGGATCTGCTAAGTACACCGTTAATTCAAGCTACGTCAATACGACACTGAGTCTGAGCAGCGGGACGCACCGGATCGCCGTGCAGGCGACCGACACGCTGGGAAACCATGGGAAGTCGGTGGTGTATGTCACGGTGTCGAGCACAACGAATCTGACGACCTTCACCCGTATCGAAGAACAATCGGACTGGCAGACGTGCGGGAATTGCGGAAATACCGGCGCGACCGGAGCAACCGCAACGTACTCCATGACGCGCGGTATCAGCAGCCCGTCTCTGGATGGTAGTTCCAGCTCGTTCTCTATTGGGGGATCGTATACGTACAAGAACGCTTATTGGTACATCGGCGACTCTCCCGGCCCAACCAAGCCGGTGCAGTATTTGCGGTATGAGTTCTACCTGTATGTGCCCGGGAAGTATGTGAATGCTCCGCAGGCGATCGAGTTCGAATGCCAGCAAAAGGCAAACGGATACGTTTACAACTTCGCCTGGCAGGCGAATTATGCCGGCAATCAATGGCGCATCTTTGACTATGTGCTTCGCCGGTGGGATTCGACCGGAATTTCGCTAACTCGCTTCTCCGGGGACAAGTGGCACCACATCATTGCCGAGTACCACACGGACGGAACCTCTGTCGTGCATGACGCGTTGACGATCGATGGAGTGCGCCACGTTGTCGGGATCAAGCATCCGGGGAAGTACGTTGGCGGAACGAGCCACTATCTCACGAACGCATTTCAACTCGACCTGAACGGCTCGGCGACACCCTACAAGGTGTACGTGGATGGAATGAAGGTGAGCTACAAGTAA
- a CDS encoding TolC family protein gives MRVSRFVSLGVFALASLAAVPLVAQQSQQGQAQLPEGPKPQAQSEAAKEIDQLPTKTLDLHTSGTDYSKGASILSVIGPYKPRLVPPPVLKNSPRIDQLMQDGKLMLSLSDAIALALENNLDLAISRYNNDIADTDLLRVKSGAAPRGVNTGLVANTPGGTGATNVGGGAGGTSTGAGGAGAGAGGIVSSTLGAGPAIDSFDPIVTSNFQMERANTPNAFTLLTGQPVSNQNTTTANFAYSQGFETGTLMNFTFDNSRTTSNSRVNDFNPQLNSNFRLQLRQHLLSGCCLFVNRRNIMAAGNNKQIADLAFENQVMYTVTQIEDIYWDMVNAYQNLLVNQRSLALAEKTLSDNQKQVQIGTLAPIEVVRAQSAVASAQQNLIVAQTNLQLEQLLMKNAITRNLSDPTLATAPVIPTDTMVVTEETLLPVDELVNEALRLRPDINSQRINLKNRDISRKATKNALLPTLDLYGFYGGSAISGVPNPLKPTACVLPDGSPCPITGIGSALSDTFSGSYPDKGVALQLLIPIRNRTAQADQVRSQLEYRQAELLQHQLESQINIQVRNAAYAVQQNKAAVDAAKANRELAIQSLDAEQKKYALGASTNTLVLQAQTTLTQAEVNYVTALTNYEKARVTLDQVTGTTLQKLGIVLSDAAIGKISSVPMIPGVVNVNSPEGQQQRMPEQEQQQMQQQTPPQQTVPPTTEQPQATPPQNPPNPQ, from the coding sequence ATGCGAGTTTCGCGATTCGTTTCGTTGGGTGTGTTCGCATTGGCAAGTTTGGCCGCGGTGCCGCTGGTTGCGCAACAGAGCCAGCAGGGCCAAGCGCAATTGCCGGAAGGACCTAAGCCACAGGCACAATCGGAAGCGGCAAAGGAGATAGACCAGTTGCCGACAAAGACACTGGATCTGCATACCAGCGGCACGGACTACTCCAAAGGCGCCAGCATCTTGAGCGTTATCGGTCCGTACAAGCCGAGATTGGTACCGCCGCCGGTCCTGAAGAACTCGCCGCGAATCGATCAGTTGATGCAGGACGGAAAGCTGATGCTCTCGTTGAGCGACGCGATCGCGCTGGCGCTGGAGAACAACCTGGACCTGGCGATTTCGCGGTACAACAACGACATTGCGGATACGGACCTGTTGCGCGTGAAGTCGGGCGCGGCACCACGAGGCGTCAATACGGGACTGGTGGCGAATACGCCGGGCGGAACGGGAGCGACGAACGTGGGTGGCGGCGCAGGCGGAACCTCGACGGGCGCGGGCGGGGCGGGCGCTGGTGCGGGCGGCATCGTGTCCTCGACGCTAGGCGCGGGGCCGGCAATCGATTCGTTTGATCCGATCGTGACGAGCAATTTCCAGATGGAGCGCGCGAATACGCCGAACGCGTTCACGCTGCTCACCGGCCAACCGGTTTCGAACCAGAATACGACGACCGCGAACTTTGCTTATTCGCAGGGATTCGAGACCGGCACGCTGATGAATTTCACGTTCGACAATTCTCGAACTACGTCGAACAGCCGCGTAAACGACTTTAACCCTCAGTTAAACAGTAATTTCCGCCTGCAATTGCGACAGCACCTGCTGTCCGGATGCTGCCTGTTCGTGAACCGGCGTAACATCATGGCCGCCGGAAATAACAAGCAAATTGCCGACCTCGCGTTTGAGAACCAGGTGATGTACACGGTTACGCAGATCGAGGATATCTACTGGGACATGGTCAATGCTTATCAGAATCTGCTGGTGAACCAGCGGTCGCTGGCTTTGGCCGAGAAGACGCTCTCTGACAACCAGAAGCAGGTACAGATCGGAACGCTGGCGCCGATCGAAGTGGTGCGGGCGCAGTCGGCTGTGGCGTCGGCGCAACAGAACCTGATTGTGGCGCAGACCAACCTTCAACTCGAACAACTGTTGATGAAGAACGCCATCACGCGCAACCTGTCGGACCCCACGCTGGCGACAGCCCCAGTAATTCCGACGGACACGATGGTAGTGACGGAGGAAACGCTGCTGCCGGTAGATGAATTGGTAAACGAAGCGTTGAGGCTGCGGCCGGATATCAATTCGCAGCGTATCAATTTGAAGAACCGAGATATCTCGCGCAAGGCGACCAAGAATGCGCTACTGCCAACACTGGATCTCTACGGATTCTATGGTGGCTCGGCAATTTCTGGTGTTCCGAACCCGCTGAAGCCCACAGCATGCGTTCTGCCAGATGGTTCTCCGTGTCCGATTACGGGGATCGGCTCTGCCCTTTCGGATACCTTCAGTGGCAGCTATCCGGATAAGGGAGTTGCGTTGCAATTGCTCATCCCTATCCGAAATCGCACGGCGCAGGCGGACCAGGTTCGGTCGCAATTGGAATATCGGCAGGCCGAATTGCTCCAGCACCAACTTGAGAGCCAGATCAACATCCAGGTTCGGAACGCAGCATACGCGGTTCAGCAGAATAAAGCGGCGGTCGATGCAGCGAAAGCGAACCGCGAGCTGGCAATCCAGTCGCTCGATGCGGAACAGAAGAAGTACGCGCTGGGCGCTTCCACCAACACGCTGGTTCTGCAGGCGCAGACGACGCTGACCCAGGCGGAAGTGAACTACGTGACGGCGCTGACGAATTACGAGAAGGCGCGCGTGACGCTGGACCAGGTGACGGGAACTACCCTGCAGAAGCTCGGGATCGTGCTGAGCGACGCGGCGATCGGGAAAATATCGAGCGTACCGATGATTCCTGGCGTTGTGAACGTGAACTCGCCGGAAGGCCAGCAGCAGCGGATGCCGGAGCAGGAACAGCAGCAGATGCAACAGCAGACTCCGCCGCAGCAGACGGTTCCACCGACGACGGAGCAGCCGCAGGCGACTCCGCCTCAGAATCCGCCAAATCCACAGTAA
- the hscB gene encoding Fe-S protein assembly co-chaperone HscB, with amino-acid sequence MATKDSESAPLQLEANGSSLLAKCWSCGDMRAAHFCQACGHLQPPAPTDYFSFFGLPRKLNVDTAKLESGFYGLSRKLHPDRYSLAQTNEKEWSLEKTSQLNDAYRTLRDPVSRTVYLLKLEGVRFEEQSKAATEAARTSGETKKQAIPPNLLEEVFELNMQLEEARMNRKMGESDEILARDLRETKAKLEAKYNGMMEELKQYWNEWDAVIDRAAAGEDVSAEGKRALDHMLDLLNRRTYVRNLVRDVNEVLED; translated from the coding sequence ATGGCTACGAAAGATTCGGAATCCGCTCCACTGCAACTCGAGGCAAACGGCAGTTCCCTGCTGGCGAAGTGCTGGTCGTGCGGCGATATGCGGGCGGCGCACTTCTGCCAGGCTTGCGGGCATCTGCAGCCTCCGGCGCCGACGGACTACTTTTCGTTCTTCGGGCTCCCGCGAAAGCTGAACGTGGATACGGCGAAACTGGAGTCAGGGTTCTATGGGCTAAGCCGGAAGCTGCATCCCGACCGGTATTCGCTGGCGCAGACGAACGAGAAGGAATGGAGCCTCGAAAAGACTTCACAACTGAATGACGCCTACCGCACGCTGCGCGATCCGGTTTCGCGAACCGTGTATCTGCTGAAGTTGGAAGGCGTGCGTTTCGAGGAGCAGTCAAAAGCGGCGACGGAGGCGGCGCGAACTTCCGGCGAGACGAAGAAGCAGGCGATTCCGCCGAACCTGCTCGAAGAAGTCTTCGAGCTGAATATGCAGTTGGAAGAGGCTCGCATGAATAGGAAGATGGGCGAGTCGGACGAGATCCTGGCTCGCGATCTGCGCGAGACGAAGGCGAAGCTCGAGGCCAAGTACAACGGCATGATGGAAGAGTTGAAACAGTATTGGAACGAGTGGGACGCAGTGATCGATCGCGCGGCGGCAGGCGAAGATGTCAGCGCGGAAGGCAAGCGTGCGCTCGATCATATGTTGGACCTGCTGAACCGGCGCACCTATGTGAGAAATCTGGTGCGCGATGTAAACGAAGTTTTGGAAGATTGA
- a CDS encoding Rrf2 family transcriptional regulator: MLKLTKKADYGLIAMRHLAEHGDLGACSAKDLAELYGIPQEALAKILQKLVKAQLLVSQQGTNGGYTLARNPGAISALEVIRAIEGPLFITSCSTGSECEQEQRCNIRGPLRKVSKTIEEVLSKLTLVEMTESHENDTRVELITLR, encoded by the coding sequence ATGCTGAAGCTCACTAAGAAAGCTGACTACGGCCTGATTGCCATGCGGCACCTGGCCGAGCACGGCGACTTGGGAGCATGCAGCGCCAAGGACCTGGCGGAGTTGTATGGCATCCCGCAGGAGGCACTGGCGAAGATCCTCCAGAAACTGGTCAAAGCCCAGTTGCTGGTTTCGCAGCAGGGCACGAACGGCGGGTACACGCTGGCGCGGAATCCGGGTGCGATCAGCGCACTGGAGGTTATTCGGGCCATTGAAGGACCGCTCTTTATCACGTCCTGCTCGACCGGTTCGGAGTGTGAGCAGGAGCAACGCTGCAATATTCGTGGGCCACTGCGGAAGGTAAGCAAGACGATTGAAGAAGTTCTGAGCAAACTGACACTGGTGGAGATGACGGAGTCTCACGAGAACGATACACGGGTGGAGTTGATTACGCTGCGTTGA
- the truA gene encoding tRNA pseudouridine(38-40) synthase TruA: MARNLKLTIAYDGSEFHGWQIQPGLPTVQGILSEVIGRTTGEKVLPQGSGRTDTGVHARAQVTSFTTESTIPLVNFRKVLNDRLPDAIRVLSVEEMPPDFHARHSAVSKTYEYRVYCGEIVPPWLARYVTHHPWPLDRDAVFGTAPFILGEHDFTSFAAVDPDRGTRSEEDDDQFALDAGTRIAPKHATNIRTIFESSWRHEGDEIIYTVRGNGFLHHMVRNLVGTFLIIGKGTWQPKDMKRILAARDRSAAGPTAPANGLWLMGVEY; this comes from the coding sequence ATGGCCCGCAATCTCAAATTGACGATCGCCTACGACGGCTCAGAATTCCATGGATGGCAGATTCAGCCCGGCCTTCCAACGGTGCAGGGAATTCTCTCCGAAGTCATTGGACGCACTACCGGCGAAAAGGTCCTTCCACAGGGCTCCGGACGCACCGATACCGGCGTCCATGCGCGCGCCCAAGTAACCAGTTTTACGACCGAGAGCACCATCCCGCTCGTTAATTTTCGTAAAGTCCTCAACGACCGCCTTCCCGACGCGATCCGGGTGTTGTCGGTCGAAGAAATGCCGCCCGATTTCCACGCACGACACTCCGCTGTATCCAAGACGTACGAATATCGAGTTTATTGTGGCGAAATCGTCCCGCCGTGGCTGGCGCGATATGTAACTCATCACCCCTGGCCACTCGATCGCGACGCCGTCTTCGGCACTGCGCCATTCATCCTCGGCGAACACGACTTCACATCCTTCGCCGCCGTCGATCCCGATCGCGGTACGCGTTCCGAAGAGGACGACGACCAATTCGCGCTCGACGCCGGCACGCGCATCGCTCCGAAGCACGCAACAAACATCCGCACCATCTTCGAAAGTTCCTGGCGCCACGAAGGCGACGAAATCATCTATACCGTGCGCGGCAACGGCTTCCTGCACCACATGGTACGCAACCTCGTCGGAACGTTCTTAATTATTGGTAAAGGAACCTGGCAGCCCAAGGACATGAAACGAATCCTCGCCGCCCGAGACCGCTCCGCCGCCGGCCCCACCGCCCCCGCGAACGGCCTCTGGCTCATGGGAGTGGAGTATTAG
- a CDS encoding iron-sulfur cluster assembly accessory protein yields the protein MAELVQPGKPVETPPAKGIQVTDAAVERIRSAMAKEGISPEQGGLRLGVQGGGCSGLSYNIRFDTQPRERDRIFEFGGVRVFVDPKSFIYLHGMTLDWENTLIHQGFVFVNPNAQKSCGCGSSFS from the coding sequence ATGGCTGAACTTGTACAACCCGGAAAGCCGGTGGAGACGCCGCCGGCTAAGGGCATCCAGGTCACCGATGCCGCCGTAGAGCGCATCCGCTCAGCGATGGCGAAGGAAGGAATTTCGCCGGAGCAGGGTGGATTGCGTCTGGGCGTGCAGGGTGGCGGCTGTTCGGGGCTGAGCTACAACATCCGCTTCGACACGCAGCCGCGCGAACGAGATCGTATTTTCGAGTTCGGCGGCGTGCGCGTTTTTGTCGATCCGAAATCATTCATTTATCTGCACGGAATGACCCTGGATTGGGAGAACACGCTGATACACCAGGGCTTCGTTTTCGTTAATCCGAACGCGCAGAAGTCGTGCGGATGTGGCAGCTCATTCTCTTAA
- a CDS encoding cobalamin B12-binding domain-containing protein, with protein sequence MAAERKIRVLVAKPGLDGHDRGAKVIARALRDAGMEVIYTGLRQTPEMIMTSSLQEDVDVIGLSILSGAHNAIVPRVMDLLKQNKMDDVLVLVGGIIPDQDIERLKKAGVAGIFQPGTPMDDIVKFIRENVKPRGVVA encoded by the coding sequence ATGGCTGCTGAACGCAAGATACGTGTGCTGGTGGCGAAACCGGGACTTGACGGGCACGACCGCGGGGCGAAGGTGATTGCGCGGGCGCTGCGCGACGCCGGGATGGAAGTGATCTATACCGGGCTGCGGCAAACGCCGGAAATGATTATGACGTCGTCGCTGCAGGAAGACGTGGACGTCATCGGGTTATCGATTCTCTCGGGCGCGCACAATGCGATCGTTCCGCGGGTGATGGACCTGCTGAAGCAGAACAAGATGGACGACGTGCTGGTGCTTGTCGGCGGAATCATTCCCGACCAGGATATCGAGAGGCTTAAGAAGGCTGGCGTGGCGGGAATCTTCCAGCCGGGAACGCCGATGGACGATATCGTGAAGTTCATTCGGGAGAACGTGAAGCCCAGAGGGGTCGTCGCTTAA
- a CDS encoding IscS subfamily cysteine desulfurase, which translates to MANEGVKLPIYLDNHATTRVDPRVLEAMLPYFSETFGNAASRNHEFGWVAEQAVEKGREQIAKLIGATSKEIIFTSGATESDNLAIKGIAEMYREKGDHIITQATEHKAVLDTCKRLEKHGFRVTYLPVQKDGRIDLDDLKRAMDEKTILVTIMAANNEIGVLQPIREIGALCHEKGVFFHTDAVQAVGKVPFNVITDNVDLASISGHKIYGPKGVGALYVRRKNPRVQLVAQIDGGGHERGMRSGTLNVPGIVGIGKACEIAMNEMEQETKYLSGLRDSLKDQIFSELDEVYVNGSMEHRLPGNINISFAYVEGESLLMGINDIAVSSGSACTSATLEPSYVLKALGAGDDLAHSSIRFGIGRFNTQAEVNYVARRVIETVKRLRELSPLYELAKEGVDLTKVQWAATAEGGH; encoded by the coding sequence ATGGCAAATGAAGGTGTGAAGCTGCCGATTTATCTGGATAACCATGCGACCACTCGCGTGGATCCGCGTGTGCTGGAAGCAATGCTCCCGTACTTTTCGGAAACGTTCGGCAATGCCGCCAGTCGGAATCATGAGTTTGGGTGGGTCGCAGAGCAGGCGGTGGAGAAGGGCCGAGAACAGATCGCGAAGCTGATTGGCGCCACGTCGAAGGAGATCATCTTCACTTCCGGCGCGACCGAGAGCGACAACCTCGCGATTAAGGGTATCGCGGAGATGTATCGCGAGAAGGGCGACCACATCATTACGCAGGCGACCGAGCACAAGGCGGTGCTCGATACGTGCAAGCGCCTGGAGAAACATGGGTTCCGAGTGACGTATCTGCCGGTTCAGAAGGACGGCCGCATCGATCTCGATGACTTAAAGCGCGCGATGGATGAGAAGACGATTCTCGTGACCATCATGGCCGCGAACAACGAAATTGGCGTGCTGCAGCCGATTCGCGAAATCGGAGCGCTGTGTCACGAGAAGGGCGTCTTCTTCCATACCGACGCGGTGCAGGCGGTGGGCAAGGTTCCGTTCAACGTGATCACCGATAACGTGGACCTGGCGTCGATCAGCGGACACAAGATTTATGGGCCGAAGGGCGTTGGTGCTCTCTATGTTCGTCGCAAGAATCCTCGCGTTCAACTTGTCGCCCAGATCGATGGCGGAGGACACGAGCGCGGGATGCGTTCGGGGACTCTGAACGTTCCGGGGATCGTCGGAATCGGCAAGGCTTGCGAAATCGCAATGAACGAGATGGAGCAGGAGACGAAGTACCTTAGCGGGTTGCGCGATTCGTTGAAGGACCAGATATTCAGCGAGTTGGACGAGGTATACGTCAACGGTTCGATGGAGCATCGTTTGCCCGGCAACATCAACATTAGTTTTGCGTACGTGGAAGGCGAGTCGCTGCTGATGGGCATCAACGATATTGCTGTGTCGAGCGGTTCGGCCTGCACTTCGGCGACGCTGGAACCTTCGTACGTACTGAAGGCACTGGGTGCGGGCGATGACCTGGCGCATAGCTCGATCCGTTTCGGGATTGGCCGCTTCAATACGCAAGCAGAAGTGAACTACGTGGCGCGGCGCGTCATCGAAACCGTGAAACGGCTTCGCGAACTCTCTCCGTTGTACGAGTTGGCGAAGGAGGGTGTGGATTTGACCAAGGTGCAGTGGGCCGCCACCGCTGAAGGCGGACACTGA
- the iscU gene encoding Fe-S cluster assembly scaffold IscU has translation MAYSDKVLDHYTNPRNVGSMDKANTDVGTGLVGAPECGDVMKLQIKVNPETNVIEDAKFKTFGCGSAIASSSLATEWVKGKTVDEALQIKNTDIVKELSLPPVKIHCSVLAEDAIRAAISDWKKKNGNGDSK, from the coding sequence ATGGCATACAGCGATAAGGTACTGGATCACTACACGAATCCGCGGAACGTTGGCTCGATGGACAAGGCAAACACCGACGTTGGCACCGGGCTGGTGGGAGCTCCGGAATGCGGTGACGTGATGAAGTTGCAGATCAAGGTCAATCCGGAAACCAACGTGATTGAGGACGCAAAATTCAAGACGTTCGGCTGCGGGTCGGCCATCGCGTCGTCTTCGCTCGCCACGGAGTGGGTGAAGGGCAAGACCGTGGATGAGGCTCTGCAGATCAAGAACACGGATATCGTGAAGGAGCTGTCGCTTCCTCCGGTGAAGATCCACTGCTCGGTGCTGGCGGAAGACGCCATCCGGGCGGCGATCAGCGACTGGAAGAAGAAGAACGGGAACGGCGACAGCAAGTAA
- a CDS encoding methylmalonyl-CoA mutase family protein produces the protein MAEMKKKSTAESPINDVFEGRHPAESEKHWAESTLAKTLEKAPERPIGAATGTNVDENGHARFTTISGKPVRRLYTPADLPEDWSYEDYLGYPGQPPYTRGIHATGYRGRLWTMRQFSGFASPEETNQRYKELLAHGAGGLSVAFDLPTLMGYDSDHAFSEGEVGKCGVAIDSLEDMEILFNGIDLEKTTVSMTINSPASILWAMYLAVAEKQGADLEKISGTIQNDILKEYIAQKEYIYPPAPSMRLVVDTFEFGSKFTPRFNTISISGYHIREAGSTALQELAFTIYDGVEYVEWARRRGLDVDEFGPRLSFFFNSHNDFFEEIGKFRAARKIWYRLMKDRFGTQQERTRLMRFHTQTAGVSLTAQQPLNNIARVAIQGLAAVLGGTQSLHTDSYDEALALPTAEAARISLRTQQIIAYESGVAQTVDPLAGSYFVERMTLDMEQGAFDYFDKLDALGGMVKAIEKGYPQKEVAESSYQFQRATEAKEKITVGANEFLVEEQPPEILYIDESVRQAQMDKLRGLKKRRNNDDVRRALDALKRAAAQEPKAGTNGNISPVNTMPLILDAVKAYATVGEICDALREVYGTYEESAFA, from the coding sequence ATGGCTGAGATGAAGAAGAAGAGTACGGCCGAGAGCCCGATCAATGACGTGTTCGAAGGCCGTCATCCTGCGGAGTCGGAGAAGCATTGGGCGGAGAGCACGCTTGCGAAGACGCTCGAGAAGGCTCCGGAACGGCCGATTGGCGCGGCGACAGGAACTAACGTCGATGAGAATGGGCACGCGCGCTTCACGACGATTTCAGGGAAGCCGGTGCGCAGACTGTATACCCCGGCTGATCTTCCCGAAGACTGGAGCTACGAAGACTATCTCGGGTATCCGGGGCAGCCGCCATATACGCGGGGAATTCACGCGACAGGATATCGCGGGCGGCTGTGGACGATGCGGCAGTTCTCGGGATTCGCGTCGCCGGAAGAAACGAACCAGCGCTACAAGGAATTGCTGGCGCACGGCGCAGGCGGCTTGAGCGTTGCGTTCGATTTGCCGACGCTGATGGGCTACGACAGCGACCACGCGTTCAGCGAGGGGGAGGTCGGCAAGTGCGGCGTCGCCATCGATTCGCTCGAGGATATGGAGATTCTGTTCAACGGCATCGACCTGGAGAAGACGACGGTTTCGATGACGATCAATTCTCCGGCTTCGATTCTGTGGGCGATGTACCTGGCAGTCGCGGAGAAGCAGGGCGCGGACCTGGAGAAGATTTCCGGAACGATCCAGAACGACATTCTGAAGGAGTACATTGCGCAGAAGGAATACATCTACCCGCCGGCGCCGTCGATGCGGCTGGTGGTCGATACCTTCGAGTTCGGATCGAAGTTCACGCCGCGCTTCAACACGATTTCGATTTCCGGCTATCACATCCGCGAGGCGGGCTCGACGGCGCTGCAGGAACTGGCGTTCACGATCTATGACGGCGTGGAGTACGTCGAGTGGGCTCGGCGGCGGGGATTGGATGTGGATGAGTTCGGGCCGAGGCTGAGCTTCTTCTTCAACTCGCATAACGACTTCTTCGAGGAGATTGGGAAGTTCAGGGCGGCGCGGAAGATCTGGTACCGGCTGATGAAAGACCGCTTTGGCACGCAGCAGGAACGCACGCGACTGATGCGGTTCCACACCCAGACAGCGGGGGTTTCGCTGACGGCGCAGCAGCCGCTGAACAATATCGCGCGCGTCGCGATCCAGGGGTTGGCGGCGGTGCTCGGCGGGACGCAATCGCTGCACACAGACAGCTACGACGAAGCGCTGGCTCTGCCAACCGCAGAGGCGGCGCGGATATCGCTGCGTACGCAGCAGATCATTGCGTACGAGAGCGGGGTGGCGCAGACAGTCGATCCACTGGCGGGATCGTATTTTGTGGAACGCATGACGCTGGATATGGAGCAGGGTGCATTCGATTACTTCGACAAACTGGATGCTCTGGGCGGCATGGTGAAGGCGATCGAGAAGGGCTATCCGCAGAAAGAGGTGGCGGAATCGAGCTACCAGTTCCAGCGGGCGACGGAAGCTAAAGAGAAGATCACGGTCGGAGCGAACGAGTTCCTCGTTGAAGAACAGCCGCCGGAGATTCTCTACATCGATGAGAGCGTTCGTCAAGCGCAGATGGACAAGCTGCGCGGATTAAAGAAACGGCGAAACAATGACGATGTCCGGCGCGCTCTGGACGCGCTGAAGAGAGCGGCAGCACAGGAACCGAAGGCCGGGACGAACGGCAATATCTCGCCAGTGAACACGATGCCGTTAATCCTCGATGCAGTGAAGGCGTACGCTACGGTGGGCGAGATCTGCGATGCGCTACGCGAGGTGTATGGAACTTACGAAGAGTCTGCGTTCGCCTAG